The window GTCAGCGGGGTACGATCCATCGGGCGGCGTAAGTCAAAACCGCGCCTGCAGGAGGGGCATCCCTCTTCTGGATTTTCCGCAATGTAGGAATACGTGGGCATAACTGTAGTTACCACGTCTCCCTGGCATAGGTCCAGAGAGACTTTCCCTGGACCTGGACTGGCGATTACCAGCTCGACTTGGTCACTCCGGGAACCAGACCGGCGAGGGCCATTTCGCGGAAGGTCAGACGGGACATCTGGAAGCGGCGCATGAAAGCGCGACGACGACCGGAAACGCGGCAGCGGTTAGTCAGGCGAGTCGGGCTGGCATCGCGGGGAAGGAGGGACAGGCCCACGTGATCACCATTCGCCTTCAACTCTGCACGGAGTTTTGCGTACTTACTGACGGTCTTCTGTTTGCGCTTCTCGCGCTCAAGCCAAGCTGTTTTTGCCATAGGGGCCGCGAAATTGCCTCAAGTGAGACACTACGCAAGGAGAAATTTCATTTGTCAGCCACTCGGAACGTGTCAATCTTACTTTCATGATCATCGGAATCCTCGTCGCCGTCAGCTTTCTTCTTCTGGGTATCTTCGTTTTCGCCTTTCTCCAGAAGGCTTAATCTTCCCCGTCACTGCGGGAAATCCCCGCATACAGCTCTGGAAACCGGCGCTCCAGCGCTTTCGGCGTGACATAGCCGATCAACTGCGCCTCGGCCCAGTCCGCCAGTCCCCAGTAGGCATGGGGCAGCGCCAGCAGCACCGCCGTGCAGGTGGGCATCTTTGCTACATGCGCCCGCGCCAGCACTCGCTCCGCAAAATCATGCAGGCCAGGATTATGGCCAAACAGCACCGCGTGCTTCCAGTTCTCATCGAATTGCCGCACCACTTCCAGGATCTGCGGCGCCTCCGCCAGATACAGACGTGAATCCAGCAGCAGGGACTCCACCGGCATCCGCGCCACCTCCAGCATGATCTTCGCCGTGCCCAGTGCGCGCGCCGCCGTGCTCGTCACCAGCCGCTCCGGCGGCGGGATCAGCGCAGGCGTCTCCCCCCCGCCAAAATACGTGCGATGCAGAAACGA is drawn from Prosthecobacter algae and contains these coding sequences:
- the rpsN gene encoding 30S ribosomal protein S14, which produces MAKTAWLEREKRKQKTVSKYAKLRAELKANGDHVGLSLLPRDASPTRLTNRCRVSGRRRAFMRRFQMSRLTFREMALAGLVPGVTKSSW
- a CDS encoding SixA phosphatase family protein — its product is MKYLTLVRHAKSSWAQAGLTDHDRPLNERGLRAAPAVASFLHRTYFGGGETPALIPPPERLVTSTAARALGTAKIMLEVARMPVESLLLDSRLYLAEAPQILEVVRQFDENWKHAVLFGHNPGLHDFAERVLARAHVAKMPTCTAVLLALPHAYWGLADWAEAQLIGYVTPKALERRFPELYAGISRSDGED